The sequence TCAGCTGCTTGGCGGCGCCGCCCGATTCTTCCAGCGAAGCCTTGGCCGCGCTCAAATTAAGTTCGATCACTTTTTCAACGCCTTCGAAGGTCTTTGCGGTCAGTGTATTGAGCAATGCCAACTGGGCTTCAAAATGGGCTTTGGTTGCTGCGGCAAACTGTTCGTGAAACGAAAACATGGCCTTCTCCTGTGTGAACAAATCATCGATTGCTATGAATATGGCAACGTTGCATATTATACAAGCAGAATACGCGGCTGCCTCCTGCCAAATCTAACAGCGCAGCTTTCACCCCGCGGCAGCGGCGCAGGTTTTCCTGTCGTTCGGCTTGCCGCCATGGCCGCTGCGGCAGGCGCGGTAGGCCACGACAGAATGTCCAAACAACTGGCGCGCCTGTGGCAGCGGCAGTTTTGCGAGCCGTTCAGCCATACTGCGGCTGACCTGGAAATGCTGGTAATCGATCGGCTTTTTCCAGTCCCCACCCCAGATCAGAAAGCCATGCTGGGCGAATAGTTCCACCACTTGTTCGCTGCTGCCGGCGCGGCTGGCCATGCGCTGGCCGTAAACCTGTCCGTCCGGCGGACTATAGATCGGCCGGCCTTGCGCATCGCGCCGCACATACGGATTTTGCAAAGGATTGATATCGATCGCCAAACCGTAGGCATGCAAGGAAATCGCCTTGCCGCCGGTGATCGGCCTGTCGTTGAAGGCGGAGGTATTGTTGTCCGCCATCGATGCGTCGTCGTTGCCTTGATAATGCTCCATCAGGCGCGCCTGTGCAAGCGGGAAACCGCGCTTAAGCAGTTCGTCGAACAGCGCCTTTACCTGCGGCACGACGGCCGCCATGACCATGATTTCACCGTCATCATGCCGTACCTTGTCAAAGTCAACATAGGCAAAGCGCACCACCTGCAATTGCGCGCAATCAACCGGCGCGCCGGGCTGCAGGACGCGTTGCTTGACCAGCTCGCACTGCCGGCTATCCAGGCCCGTGCCGGCAAGCTGCGCATGGGCTGGCGGCACCAGCCCCATCAGCAGCGGCAATGCCAGGAGCGGCAACCGGCACAGCATCGACAATCTCATAGTCTCAGCTCAACGGCGGCATGACCAGTTCATGCACCACCAGGCCGGCATCGGAACTGCCGAAAGTATCGCCATTGGCTTTGATCCGCTCGGCGGCGTGCATGGCATCGGCGTAACCTTGCTCCCAGCGCCACTCGATCGAACCACGTGAAAAATTGATGTCCTTGGACGGCATGTTCCAATCGTGGCCGCTGTAGCGCAAACGAACGATATGGATCGTGCTGTTGTCCGACAAGCCTTCGAATTCCTTGAGGTCGGACTTCTTGCGCAAGGCCGGCGGCAGCTTGTCGTACAGCGCCTGGGCGGCACGCCGCAATTGATACATGCGCAGGTAATTTTCGATATGGCGTTCCGAGCGCGAGGCAAAGGTCACGTCTTTCTGGCGATTGGTGATCTGGTCCAGCGTGGTCGGCTCGGGACCGTCGGCGCTCCACAAATCCACCATCACGCACAGGGTGTTGCCGTCGACGTCAGTCTTGGACTCATCGTCCAGCACCACTTCCAACGGCGTATTCGAATACAGGCCGCCGTCCCAGTACAGGTCGCCGTCGATGCGCACCGGTGCGAAACCGGGCGGCAAGGCGCCGCTGGCCATGATGTGCTCGACGCCGATCTTCCGTTCCTGCGAATCGAAATTGACCAGGCTGCCGCAAGCCACGCGCATGGCGCTGACAGTCAGGCGCATGCCGCCGGGGCTGTTCAGGTAGTCGAAATCCACCAGCCGCGCCAGCGTCTCGGCCAGTGGCGTGGTGTCGTAGAAACTGGCTTGTTCCGGCTGCACCGGCATGCCCACCGAGAAAGGATTCAGCGAGCGCGGCGAGAAAAATCCCGGCACGCCACGGGTGGTGACATCGGTAGTGGTCCACCAGGTGTTGAACTGGCGCATGGCATCCGGCACTTTGCTCAAATCCGTCAAGTCGCCGTGGCCGACCTGTTCCCAGAACTCCTTCAGGCGCGAGAGCCGCAGATCGCGGTCGTTGCCGGCAATGATCGCGGCATTGATGGCGCCAATCGAGGTACCCACTACCCAATCCGGCGTCAGGCCATTCTCATGCATCGCGTGATAAACACCGGCCTGATAAGCGCCCAGCGCACCGCCTCCCTGCAATACCAGCGCTACCCGCGGCGTGGTCGAATCAGCTTTGCTGGTGGTGCGTATTGGTGACTTGGAAGTGGTCTTATTACTCATCGGATGCCGATCTTTACGTATGAAAGAGTAAACATATTACCGCATCGCGGCAAACGGCAACGGCATGCCCCGATATGTCACGAAACGATCATAATAGGCTGGCTAGGCTGGCTAGGCTGGCGGACGCCAGACGTAAAAAAGCTGGCGAATGATGCGCCAGCTTTTTTTTCTATTCGGAATGCTCAGACTACTACTTCTTCCTGATCATATAGATCGCCAGCCCGACCAGCAGAACCACCCCGAACTCCAAGCCAACCACAATGTACTTCGCCATGATGCATTACCTAAAAAATAGTCGGTTTATAAAAACGTCAACACGTGGCTGATATCCAGGCGGATGCCGGTCCATGCGTCCACTGCACGATTGTGACGGGACGGCAGCAGCGCCAATACCTCCTGGCCGGCCGCCAGTTGCAACGCGTACAGGGATTCCTTCGCAGGGAACGACTTGTGCGCGATTCGCTCCTTGCACAGAGAAATGCCATCACGCACGATATCATCAGAGCGCAACAATACATCGAAACCCTACTGCCTGTGCCCTGCCGGCGGATTTGCTGCAAGGCTCTGACAATGTTTGTCGCGGCCTGATTCCTGTGCTGCCGTTAACCCTCACCTTGTGCAAGTGTGGAAGGGAGGCGCGCCCCCTTCTTAATCTTATTTGCCACGATGCGGCTTGACGACTACCGGGCGCAGATGGCTCGGTTGCCGCCCTGAACTGGGGCCATTCCCCTTATCCGAAACGCCTTTACTGATGCAGTCCTTGACGAAATCGTTCAAAGACTGCCCTTGCCTCGCTGCCGCCACGCTGGCATGCCGATGCAGCTCGGGCGACAAGCGCACGTTGAAGGTGCCGCTGCAAGCCTTGTCCGGCTCCAGTCCCTCGCGCCGGCATTTGTCCAGATAAGAATCCACTGCTTCTTCAAAGACGGCCTGCAGGCCGCCGACGGTCTCGGACTCATAACTGACCAGGTCGTTAATGAACAGGATTTCTCCATGCAGGCAGCCATCTTCCAGGCTGACCTCGATCGATCCCGAATAGTTTTTGTGACTCAGTATTTTATCGCTCATGTCATTCCTCGTTAGCGCTCATCAAGCCATGCTGTTTCAGATGGCCAATTACCTTTCTCAGCAAGTATTTCTTCACGATATTTCCAGGGTGCGGCTTATGCACAAATATCTTCAGA comes from Collimonas pratensis and encodes:
- a CDS encoding M15 family metallopeptidase encodes the protein MRLSMLCRLPLLALPLLMGLVPPAHAQLAGTGLDSRQCELVKQRVLQPGAPVDCAQLQVVRFAYVDFDKVRHDDGEIMVMAAVVPQVKALFDELLKRGFPLAQARLMEHYQGNDDASMADNNTSAFNDRPITGGKAISLHAYGLAIDINPLQNPYVRRDAQGRPIYSPPDGQVYGQRMASRAGSSEQVVELFAQHGFLIWGGDWKKPIDYQHFQVSRSMAERLAKLPLPQARQLFGHSVVAYRACRSGHGGKPNDRKTCAAAAG
- a CDS encoding patatin-like phospholipase family protein, with translation MSNKTTSKSPIRTTSKADSTTPRVALVLQGGGALGAYQAGVYHAMHENGLTPDWVVGTSIGAINAAIIAGNDRDLRLSRLKEFWEQVGHGDLTDLSKVPDAMRQFNTWWTTTDVTTRGVPGFFSPRSLNPFSVGMPVQPEQASFYDTTPLAETLARLVDFDYLNSPGGMRLTVSAMRVACGSLVNFDSQERKIGVEHIMASGALPPGFAPVRIDGDLYWDGGLYSNTPLEVVLDDESKTDVDGNTLCVMVDLWSADGPEPTTLDQITNRQKDVTFASRSERHIENYLRMYQLRRAAQALYDKLPPALRKKSDLKEFEGLSDNSTIHIVRLRYSGHDWNMPSKDINFSRGSIEWRWEQGYADAMHAAERIKANGDTFGSSDAGLVVHELVMPPLS
- a CDS encoding type II toxin-antitoxin system HicB family antitoxin, which gives rise to MSDKILSHKNYSGSIEVSLEDGCLHGEILFINDLVSYESETVGGLQAVFEEAVDSYLDKCRREGLEPDKACSGTFNVRLSPELHRHASVAAARQGQSLNDFVKDCISKGVSDKGNGPSSGRQPSHLRPVVVKPHRGK